GCGATTTCCGCCCTGCTGTTGCCGCTGGGCGTGGACACCACGCTCCTCGCCATCCAACGCCGGATCGAGGCCGGCCACGCCCATCCCTTCGACTACGCTTGGTATAACCTCGGCGACCTGGCCAGCTTTACGATCCTGATGACCGCCAGCATTACCGCCGTCACCCGCCACTTGCCGTGGCATCGGCGCCTGACTTATGGCGCGGCCATCAGCCTGGTTGGGCCGGCCATCTCCCGTTGGTATTTCGGGCCTTGGTTCGTGAAGGTGCCGGAACCGGGGCTGTTTACCGAAATGGCGCCGAACCTCACCGCCCAGATTTTCCTCATCGTCCTCGCCATCTATGACCGGCGCACACTTGGACGCGTCCATCCGGCAACGTGGTGGTTGATTGGCACAATGGTGCCGCTGACCGTGATCAGCCCGTTCGTCGCCTACAGTGAATGGTGGCGCTCGCTTGCGCCGCTGGTTCTGAAGGTCAACTGACCGGCCTCACTTTCCTTCCGGCGGGCGAAACCAAAGACGTCAGGTCTCGAGAGCGTGTTGCCCAAATCGGGTTCGTGATTGAACACCACACGAGGTGCGGCGTCTGACTTCAGCAATATCTGGCTGCAGGCCGGCGCGATCGACGCGGCGTTGGCCGGGAAGGGGTTGCCCGGCCTTGCGGAAATGGAGGCGCAGTTGAACCGCGCCGAGGCCAGGATGCTGAAGCGGGGGACGATCCAGACGACCGAGGAGTTCTACCTGGCAATGAACCTGCTCAACAACCTGGAGTCGGGTTTGACCAAGAAACAGAGGGTCAAGCTCGAGGGCATGGTCGGCGCATTCGAAAAGAAAGAGGCAGAGGGCAAATCAAACACGCAGGACGGTTAGCCCGCCTTCACGGCGCGTTCCCCTGCGCACTCCGGCGAGCCGCGGGCAAGGTCGCGCACATGTCACCTATTAAGTGACGTCTGGATGAGGCTTGTCTTTGGATAAAACGTTACGTAACTATAAAACCATGCCTTACGAGCCTCTCAACCGAAAACGCCTCGCCCAAGCGCTGCGTCGCCTGGGTGAGCTGGCGCACGGGCAGAAGGTGACGTTGGAGGTGTCCCTCTACGGCGGGGCGGTTTTCACCCTGGTCTATGGCGCGCGGGAGGCGACCAAGGACGTGGATGCGGTTGTGCGCCAGAGTGCGGTGGCGCAGAAGCTCGCCCGGCAGGTGGCCAAGGAGCTTGGGCTGCCGGAGGATTGGCTCAACGACGATGTGAAGCAGTTTCTTGCCGAGAAGGAGGCCAAGCGGCAGTTGATCGAAGTGGACTTCGGACCCGGTCTCCGGGTGTCGGTGCCGACGGCGGCCTACCTGCTGGCCATGAAGCTGCGGGCCTGTCGTCCGCCCTTGCCGGGTTACGCCGGGGATTACGGCGACATCCGGTTTCTCGTGAAGAAAATGGCGCTCGGCTCGGTGCGGGAAGCCGAGGCCGTCCATGACAAATTCTTTCCGCACGATGAACTTTCGGAAACCGCCCGGGAAGTCGTGAAGAGCGCTCTTCCGGCCAAGTCATGAACCCCCGGCCCAAAACCCTGAAGGAAGTCGCCGCGCAGTCGGCGTCGCTGGCGGAGTTCGGCCTGCATCTGCGCGACTGGCTGCACGAGCTGCGGCGGGCTTCGTCGCGTCCGCAAGCCGCGGCGGCCGTGGCGGAGGAGCCGCCGCGTTTGGCCGGGAAATTTTCGCAGGGAGAGGTGGCGGATGCCTGGCTGGGTGCCTACGCCGAGCATCTGGCGGGCAAACTCGGCGTCGCGGCACCGGCGTGGGCGTTTGCCCCGGAGCGCAGCGCGGCGGAACCGCTCTTTGACGAAGGTGGCGACACCCCGGCGCTGCGGGCCTTGGCGTTGGCGCGGTCGCCGTTGGCCTTCAAGCGGCGCAACATCTTCACGCCCGCGGTGGATCTGCCGCTGCGGCTGCGGGCCGGGCGGCCGGCGAAGTCGCCAGAGGAAAAGCGCCGGGTCAACGCCGAGCGGCAGCGCCGTTTCCGGAAAGCGCGGCAACGCGAGCTGATCGCGTTGCGCAAATTCGCCCGCAAGCACGGCAAGCCGCCGCCCTGATCGGTTTCATCTCCGCGCTCTCCGCGTCCTTCGCGTCAAATCGTTCGGGCGCAGGTTGCCTTCACGGTCCGTTCGCCGGCGCACTCGGGTGAGCCGCGGGCGAGGTCTCTACAGATTTGCGGGCGGCGGTCGTAGAGCGTGCAGAAATATTCCGGCGCGCCGTCGTCCGTGGGGCGGATCTCGAGGGCGATGCAGTGGCCGGCCGTCATCTTCATGTAGGCTTCGTGGCCCCGGCCGATGAAATGCGCGACGCGCTCCGCGGCGTCGCCGAGGCGCGCCCAGTCGGCTCCGGTTACCCGCACGAAACGCTCCGCCGGCGAGTGGCAACAGGCCCCGCAGCGCAGGCAATCCGGTGGTGGATCGGACATGCCCACACTGCCTAAACGGGAACTCACCGGAAAGCAGCTCCCGATTCCGGGCCATGGTCACCACTAAATACACAAGACACACGAAAGCGTCGGACCAAGACGGAGTTTAACCACTAGTCTTCACTAATCGGGCACCAATCAGGAGACGGGTTTTGCCGGGTTCATCAAGTAACTGTGGTGATTCGTTAGAAAGTGATCGATGGCTCTGAGATTAGTGTGCCATTAGGGTCGATTAGTGGTGCCAAACGGCTCGGAAACAGGATCGGAGTTTCGTGTATTCCGTGGCCAAAATCGCCCGGTGTTTTTCCTGTGCCTTCGGGCCTCCGTGGTTAATGTTGCAGCCATGCCCAAGATCGCCCCCATCGTCGCTGAGTGCACAAGGCGACACGAAACAGAGAAACCTGAGGGCTGAACCTGAGACCTGAAAGCATATGCCTAAATCAGCTACACCTCCCACCGTCGCAGAGTTTCTCGCCTCCCTGCCGGCTGACCGCCGGGCCACGATCACGGCGGTGCACCAGGCCATCAAGAAAACCGTGCCGAAGCAGAAGCCATTCGTGGCGGCGGGCATGGGACTGGGCCTGATCGGCTACGGCAAATACCGCTACAAGTCGGCCAGCGGGCGGGAAGGGGAGTGGTTCCTCATCGGCCTGGCCGCAGGCAAGGCCTACTACAGCCTCCACATCTGCTCGGGCGGCAGCGAGGGCTACTCAGTCGAGAAGAACGCCAAGAAACTCGGCAAGGTGAAGTGCGGCCGCAGCTGCATCAACTTCAAGAAGCTGGAAGACCTGAACCTCGATGTCGCCATGAGCTTGGTCAAGCAGGCCGAGAAGGATGGTGGCATCAATGCCGTGACGTGACCAAGCCGTGGTCACCACTCATTTTCACTGATGAAGCACTAATGATTAGTGAGGGTTTAGTGTAGATTAGTGGTTTAAGAACGGCTCGGTGGTTAACCCCGTTCAGGCCTTTGCTCCTTCGCTCCTTTGTGTTCAACTCGGGCCCATGCCGAAGCCCACGACGACCAAGCACCGCATCTTCACCATGCCCTTTGCCAACGTCTATCCCTTCCTCGTGGCCAAGGCCGAGAAGAAGGGGCGCACGCAGGCCGAGGTGGACGAGATCATCCGCTGGCTGACGGGTTACACGGCCAAGGGCCTGGAGAAAGTGCTCAAGGCCCAGACCGACTTCGAAACCTTCTTCGCCGACGCGCCGAAGAAGAACCCGAAGCGCAAGCTCATCACCGGCCTCATCTGCGGCTACCGCGTGGAGGAGATCGAGGACCCGCTCATGCGGGAAATCCGCTACCTGGACAAGATGATCGACGAACTGGCCAAGGGGAAGGCGATGGAGAAGATCTTCAGAGAAACCTGACGGAGCGCGGCAGCGCGAAGATGGCATGGCGAAGCCATGGCCGGAGGCCGACTGAGTCGGGCGCCCTGTGGGCAGGCGAAGGAGCAAACCTGAGGGCTGAGGACGGCAGGCGGCTGCTTGACCACGGAATACACGGTTGGGCACGGATAGAGGAATAATTTGTGGCGCGTCATGCTGAGCCGGGCGAAGCATCCAAGGGAATCTGCACATCGGCTTGGATCCTTCGCACGCTCAGGATGACGGAGCAAAAGTGACTGGTTGATCTGTGACCATCTGTGTCATCCGTGGCCAAAGTTGGGCGATCACACACAAAGGAGCGAAGCAGCAAAGTTCGGACTTAGCTCCTTAGCTGCTTCGTGTTCAAAATCTCAAGCCAGCGGCTTAGTCAGGAAGATCGCTTCGCCGACGCTGGCCTACGTAGCAATACGCAGGCGGGAATTTGAGCCGGCGTTTGACCTCACGGTGCACGGGCCGAATCTGGCAGGGCGACCTACGATCATTTTCATGCGCCATTTCTTCCTCCTTCTGCTTCTGCTCAGTCTCGGAATCCTGCCGGCGCTGAGCGCGGACCCGGTCCCGGGCACGCCGCCCGCTCCGTGGTTTGACCGGGTCCAGAATGCGGTCGCACTCGGCGAGCGCGAGGAGCTGGCGGAGTTGCTCAAGGGAGAAATCCCGCCTGTGCCCGCCGGGGTCACGCCCTACGACTATCAAACCCGGCTCGCGCTCGCGGCCCTCGACGCGGGTGATACGGCGGCGACCATCCGTTTCATGGAGCAGGCAGACGAGCACGCTCCGGTGGAGGGCAACCTGGTGTGGATCGCGGGGGTGGCCTGGCTTTTTCAAGGGGAGCGCGATCAGGCCCTGAGATTGGTCAAAGGTTATCAACGCCGGGATATTGACCATCCCGCGGCGCATTACCTTCTGGCGCTCGACGCTTTCATCCAGTGGCGCCAACTCGGGCCCCTGCACCCCGACGCGGAAAAACTGTTCGCCACCGCCCGGCGGGAGATCGAGGCCGCCACGAACCGGGCGGCGCAAGGTCGGCCGGGCTATCACCGCCGTTTTTTGGTTCTCGCCTGCTCCATCGGCGAATTCTACGACGGCGAAGATGAATACCGGGCGGCGGTCATCCAACGGCATTTGGAACACCAGCGGAACCGCCCGTTC
This DNA window, taken from Oleiharenicola lentus, encodes the following:
- a CDS encoding DUF1801 domain-containing protein; protein product: MPKSATPPTVAEFLASLPADRRATITAVHQAIKKTVPKQKPFVAAGMGLGLIGYGKYRYKSASGREGEWFLIGLAAGKAYYSLHICSGGSEGYSVEKNAKKLGKVKCGRSCINFKKLEDLNLDVAMSLVKQAEKDGGINAVT
- a CDS encoding YkgJ family cysteine cluster protein — protein: MSDPPPDCLRCGACCHSPAERFVRVTGADWARLGDAAERVAHFIGRGHEAYMKMTAGHCIALEIRPTDDGAPEYFCTLYDRRPQICRDLARGSPECAGERTVKATCARTI
- a CDS encoding DUF2200 domain-containing protein; protein product: MPKPTTTKHRIFTMPFANVYPFLVAKAEKKGRTQAEVDEIIRWLTGYTAKGLEKVLKAQTDFETFFADAPKKNPKRKLITGLICGYRVEEIEDPLMREIRYLDKMIDELAKGKAMEKIFRET